Below is a genomic region from Xylophilus sp. GW821-FHT01B05.
CCTGCGGCCACCGAGCGCGGCCTGTGGCAGCTGGCGCTGTCCGCTGGCTTGGTTTAGCTCCAATGCTGTTCAGTCAAACCAATACTCCCCCGTTCGGGCTGAGCTTGTCGAAGCCTTGGGCCCGCAGCTACAAGCCCTTCGACAAGCTCAGGGCGAACGGACTAACCGAACAGCATCGGGCTTAGTGCCCTCTATTTCCTCTCACGGAGACACTCCCATGCATGCATCCACCGCCGCCCTGCAGGCCGCCATGGCCGAATGCGGCCTGATCGCCATCCTGCGCGGCATCCGCCCCGACGAAGCCGCGGCCATTGGCCATGCGCTGTACGACGCGGGTTTTCGCCTGATCGAGGTGCCGCTGAATTCGCCTGAGCCACTGGCCAGCATCCGCACGCTGCGCGATGCGCTGCCGGCCGATTGCCTGGTGGGCGCAGGCACGGTGATCGCGCCCTCGGCCTGCGCCGACATTGCCGCAGCCGGCGGCCAGATCGTGGTCATGCCGCATTCCGACCCGGCCGTGATCCGCGCCGCCAAGGCCGCGGGCCTGGCCTGCACGCCCGGCGTTGCCACGCCGACCGAAGCCTATGCCGCGCTGGCCGCCGGGGCCGACGCACTCAAGATGTTCCCGGCCGAGCAATTGGGCGTTGCTGCCCTCAAGGCCTGGCGCGCCGTGCTGCGCCCGCCGGTGGGCCTGATCCCGGTCGGCGGCATTGCGCCCGACAGCATCGCCGCCTATGCCGCCGCCGGCGCCAGCGGCTTTGGCCTGGGCTCGGCCCTGTACCAGCCCGGCCGCACGGCCGCAGAAGTTGCCACCCGCGCCCAGGCTTTCGTGGCCGCCTGGCGCGCCGCCTATCCCGCATCCGCATCGCACAAGGAGTCCGCCGCATGAAGATCACCAAGCTCAGCACTTTCATCGTTCCACCACGCTGGTGCTTCCTGAAGATCGAGACCGACGAAGGCGTTTTCGGCTGGGGCGAGCCCGTGGTCGAGGGCCGCGCCCACACCGTGGCGGCGGCAGTCGATGAACTGGCCGACTACCTGATCGGCAAGGACCCGCGCAACATTGAAGACCACTGGACGGTGATGTACCGCGCCGGCTTCTACCGTGGCGGCGCCATCCACATGAGTGCGCTGGCCGGCATCGACCAGGCGCTGTGGGACATCAAGGGCAAGGCGCTGGGCGTGCCGGTGTCGCAGTTGTTGGGCGGCAATGTGCGCGACCGCATCCGCGTCTACTCGTGGATCGGTGGCGACCGCCCGGCCGAGACCGCCGCCGCCGCCAAGGCCGCGGTGGACCGTGGCTTCACGGCGGTCAAGATGAACGGCACCGAAGAGCTGCAGTACGTGGACACCTACGACAAGGTCGAGAAGTGCCTGCAGAACGTGGCTGCGGTGCGCGAGGCCGTGGGCCCGAACGTGGGCATTGGGGTGGACTTTCATGGCCGCGTGCACAAGCCCATGGCCAAGGTGCTGGTCAAGGAGCTGGAGCAGTTCAAGCTCATGTTCATCGAGGAGCCGGTGCTGTCCGAGCACTACGAAGCCCTGAAAGAGATCGCGCCGCTGTCCTCTACGCCGATCGCGCTGGGCGAGCGCCTGTTCTCGCGCTGGGACTTCAAGCGCGTGCTGTCCGAAGGCTATGTGGACATCATCCAGCCCGACCCGTCGCACGCCGGCGGCATCACCGAAACCCGCAAGATCGCCGCCATGGCCGAGGCCTATGACGTGGCGCTGGCACTGCACTGCCCGCTGGGCCCGATCGCGCTGGCCGCCAATCTGCAGATCGACGCCAACTGCTACAACGCCTTCATCCAGGAGCAGAGCCTGGGCATCCACTACAACGCCGCCAACGACCTGCTGGACTATGTGTCCAACCGCGAGGTCTTTGCCTACCGCGACGGCATGGTCGACATCCCGACCGGCCCGGGCCTGGGCATCGAGGTGAATGAGGAATACGTGCGCGAACGCGCGGCAATAGGCCACCGCTGGCGCAACCCGGTCTGGCGCCACGCCGACGGCAGCTTTGCGGAGTGGTGATGGCCTGAGCCTTGGGTGCCGGGTTATCTGATAGAAATATGCATCTAGCCCAGGTCCTGCCTGGGCTTATAGCTATATATTTTGTAGCTTTACAAAGTCGCCTAGGTGACAACCCTCGGGTTTCCCTGTCTTACCCAGCAGCGCTGGTGCGGATGCAATAACGGCCGCGCGCGCCCGCGCGCATCAACACGCTTGCCAGGAAATACCTTCATGCATCGCAGACAGCTGCTTCAGATCGCCGCCGCCACCGCCTCCGTCAGCGCATTGGGCGCCCGGGCCCAGAGTTTCCCCAGCCGGCCGGTCAAGCTCCTCGTCGCCTTCCCCGCAGGTGGCCCCACCGACATCACCATGCGCCAACTGGCCGAGAACGCCTCGAAGGTGCTGGGCCAGCCGGTCATCATCGAGAACAAGCCCGGCGCCGGCGGCACCCTGCCGGCGCAGCAACTGCAAAGCGCGCCGGCCGACGGCTACACCGTGGCGCAGATCCCGCTCGGCGTGTTCCGCCTGCCCTACACCACCAAGATCAACTGGGACCCGGTGAAGGACATCAGCTACGTCATCAACGTCACCGGCTACGCCTTTGGCATCGTGGTGCCGGCCGACAGCCCGTTCAAGAACTGGAACGACTTCGTCGCCTACGCCCGGGCCAACCCTGGCAAGCTGAGCTATGCCTCTACCGGCACCATGACCAGCCCGCACCTGACCACCGAGCTGGTGGCGCAAAAGCTCGGCATCCAGCTCAACCACGTGCCCTACAAGGGCAGCGCCGACCTGATGCAGGCGGTGGTGGGCAGCCACGTCATGGCCGCAGCCGATTCCACCGGCTTTGCGCCGCAGGTCGAGGCCGGCAAGCTGCGCGTGCTCAACACCTGGGGCGAGCAGCGCCTGGCCAAGTTCCCGGACGTGCCCACGCTCAAGGAACTGGGCCTGGACGTGGTGCAGAACTCGCCCTTCGGCATCGGCGCGCCGCGCGGCACGCCGCCCGAGGTGGTCAAGCGCCTGCACGACGCCTTCAAGATCGCCATGGAAGACCCAAGCTATGTCGCGGCGCTGAACCGCTACGACATGCTGCCGATCTACATGGGCACGGCCCAGTACCGCAAGTTCGCCGAGGACACGTACAGCCGCGAAAAAGCCTTGGTGGAAAAGCTGGGGCTCGCTAAGCCAGTCTGAGTGGGCGGGGGCTGGCCCGGGCTGCCTGAGGCCGGCTCTCCACGAATCCCACACAAACACTCGACAGTCGATCAAGGTTGCGGCTGCAGACTCCAGGGCTTTGTCGTGGTCCGTGACCCTGGAGTCTTCTTTTCATGAGCAATGCCCAACTGCTGGCTGACGAAGCGAAATAC
It encodes:
- a CDS encoding 2-dehydro-3-deoxy-6-phosphogalactonate aldolase: MHASTAALQAAMAECGLIAILRGIRPDEAAAIGHALYDAGFRLIEVPLNSPEPLASIRTLRDALPADCLVGAGTVIAPSACADIAAAGGQIVVMPHSDPAVIRAAKAAGLACTPGVATPTEAYAALAAGADALKMFPAEQLGVAALKAWRAVLRPPVGLIPVGGIAPDSIAAYAAAGASGFGLGSALYQPGRTAAEVATRAQAFVAAWRAAYPASASHKESAA
- the dgoD gene encoding galactonate dehydratase, translated to MKITKLSTFIVPPRWCFLKIETDEGVFGWGEPVVEGRAHTVAAAVDELADYLIGKDPRNIEDHWTVMYRAGFYRGGAIHMSALAGIDQALWDIKGKALGVPVSQLLGGNVRDRIRVYSWIGGDRPAETAAAAKAAVDRGFTAVKMNGTEELQYVDTYDKVEKCLQNVAAVREAVGPNVGIGVDFHGRVHKPMAKVLVKELEQFKLMFIEEPVLSEHYEALKEIAPLSSTPIALGERLFSRWDFKRVLSEGYVDIIQPDPSHAGGITETRKIAAMAEAYDVALALHCPLGPIALAANLQIDANCYNAFIQEQSLGIHYNAANDLLDYVSNREVFAYRDGMVDIPTGPGLGIEVNEEYVRERAAIGHRWRNPVWRHADGSFAEW
- a CDS encoding tripartite tricarboxylate transporter substrate binding protein gives rise to the protein MHRRQLLQIAAATASVSALGARAQSFPSRPVKLLVAFPAGGPTDITMRQLAENASKVLGQPVIIENKPGAGGTLPAQQLQSAPADGYTVAQIPLGVFRLPYTTKINWDPVKDISYVINVTGYAFGIVVPADSPFKNWNDFVAYARANPGKLSYASTGTMTSPHLTTELVAQKLGIQLNHVPYKGSADLMQAVVGSHVMAAADSTGFAPQVEAGKLRVLNTWGEQRLAKFPDVPTLKELGLDVVQNSPFGIGAPRGTPPEVVKRLHDAFKIAMEDPSYVAALNRYDMLPIYMGTAQYRKFAEDTYSREKALVEKLGLAKPV